One segment of Meriones unguiculatus strain TT.TT164.6M chromosome X, Bangor_MerUng_6.1, whole genome shotgun sequence DNA contains the following:
- the Emd gene encoding emerin isoform X2 has protein sequence MDDYAGLSDNELAAVLRQYNIPHGPVVGSTRKLYEKKIFEYETQRRRLSTPNSSSSSFFRLSDMDSGSADSNMYDLPKKEDALLYQSKDYNEDYYEERYLTTRTYEEPESLGMSKNFRHPGTSFGDADTYHHQGMPHLWPRQCLPEHRTLPPHFQCLQEPPWLILSYILHLFYVLHFIFSFFMAYPSCHSARKEGPCYCSGPGSTGPNLGSTVTLSHFCCLSALGLLFHTS, from the exons ATGGACGACTATGCCGGTTTGTCCGACAATGAACTGGCCGCAGTTCTACGCCAGTACAACATCCCACATGGGCCTGTCGTGG GCTCCACTCGCAAGCTTTACGAAAAGAAAATCTTCGAGTATGAGACCCAGAGACGAAGGCTATCGACCCCCAACTCATCATCGTCTTCATTCTTTCGGTTGTCAG ACATGGATTCAGGCTCTGCTGACTCAAACATGTATGATCTGCCCAAAAAAGAGGACGCCTTACTTTACCAGAGCAAGG ACTATAATGAAGACTACTATGAGGAGAGGTATTTGACTACAAGGACTTATGAGGAGCCAGAGTCCCTGGGCATGTCCAAGAACTTCCGCCATCCAGGGACATCATTTGGAGATGCTGACACCTACCATCACCAG GGAATGCCCCATCTATGGCCGAGACAGTGCCTACCAGAGCATCGCACACTACCGCCCCATTTCCAATGTCTCCAGGAGCCCCCTTGGCTTATATTATCCTACATCCTCCACCTCTTCTATGTCCTccacttcatcttctccttcttcatggCTTACCCGTCGTGCCATTCGGCCAGAAAAGAAGGCCCCTGTTACTGCTCTGGGCCAGGATCGACAGGTCCCAATCTGGGGTCAACTGTTACTCTTTCTCATTTTTGCTGCCTTTCTGCTCTTGGTTTATTATTCCATACAAGCTGA
- the Emd gene encoding emerin isoform X1: protein MDDYAGLSDNELAAVLRQYNIPHGPVVGSTRKLYEKKIFEYETQRRRLSTPNSSSSSFFRLSDMDSGSADSNMYDLPKKEDALLYQSKDYNEDYYEERYLTTRTYEEPESLGMSKNFRHPGTSFGDADTYHHQVSDDIFSSSEEEGKDRECPIYGRDSAYQSIAHYRPISNVSRSPLGLYYPTSSTSSMSSTSSSPSSWLTRRAIRPEKKAPVTALGQDRQVPIWGQLLLFLIFAAFLLLVYYSIQAEEGNPFWMDP from the exons ATGGACGACTATGCCGGTTTGTCCGACAATGAACTGGCCGCAGTTCTACGCCAGTACAACATCCCACATGGGCCTGTCGTGG GCTCCACTCGCAAGCTTTACGAAAAGAAAATCTTCGAGTATGAGACCCAGAGACGAAGGCTATCGACCCCCAACTCATCATCGTCTTCATTCTTTCGGTTGTCAG ACATGGATTCAGGCTCTGCTGACTCAAACATGTATGATCTGCCCAAAAAAGAGGACGCCTTACTTTACCAGAGCAAGG ACTATAATGAAGACTACTATGAGGAGAGGTATTTGACTACAAGGACTTATGAGGAGCCAGAGTCCCTGGGCATGTCCAAGAACTTCCGCCATCCAGGGACATCATTTGGAGATGCTGACACCTACCATCACCAG GTGTCTGACGACATTTTCTCTTCTTCAGAAGAGGAAGGCAAGGATAG GGAATGCCCCATCTATGGCCGAGACAGTGCCTACCAGAGCATCGCACACTACCGCCCCATTTCCAATGTCTCCAGGAGCCCCCTTGGCTTATATTATCCTACATCCTCCACCTCTTCTATGTCCTccacttcatcttctccttcttcatggCTTACCCGTCGTGCCATTCGGCCAGAAAAGAAGGCCCCTGTTACTGCTCTGGGCCAGGATCGACAGGTCCCAATCTGGGGTCAACTGTTACTCTTTCTCATTTTTGCTGCCTTTCTGCTCTTGGTTTATTATTCCATACAAGCTGAAGAGGGCAACCCTTTCTGGATGGATCCCTGA
- the Rpl10 gene encoding large ribosomal subunit protein uL16: MGRRPARCYRYCKNKPYPKSRFCRGVPDAKIRIFDLGRKKAKVDEFPLCGHMVSDEYEQLSSEALEAARICANKYMVKSCGKDGFHIRVRLHPFHVIRINKMLSCAGADRLQTGMRGAFGKPQGTVARVHIGQVIMSIRTKLQNKEHVIEALRRAKFKFPGRQKIHISKKWGFTKFNADEFEDMVAEKRLIPDGCGVKYIPNRGPLDKWRALHS; encoded by the exons ATGGGCCGCCGCCCCGCCCGGTG TTACCGATATTGTAAGAACAAGCCGTACCCAAAGTCTCGCTTCTGCCGGGGTGTCCCTG aTGCTAAGATTAGAATCTTTGACTTGGGTCGGAAGAAGGCAAAAGTTGATGAATTCCCACTTTGTGGCCACATGGTGTCAGATGAATATGAACAACTCTCTTCTGAAG CACTGGAGGCTGCCCGTATTTGTGCTAACAAATACATGGTAAAGAGTTGTGGCAAGGATGGCTTTCATATTCGAGTGAGGCTCCACCCTTTCCATGTCATCAGAATCAACAAGATGTTGTCCTGTGCTGGGGCTGACAG GCTCCAGACAGGTATGCGAGGTGCCTTTGGGAAGCCCCAGGGCACAGTGGCCAGGGTTCACATTGGCCAGGTCATCATGTCCATCCGCACCAAACTTCAGAATAAGGAGCATGTGATTGAGGCTCTGCGTAGAGCCAAGTTCAAGTTCCCTGGCCGCCAGAAG ATCCACATCTCAAAGAAGTGGGGCTTCACCAAGTTTAATGCGGATGAATTTGAAGACATGGTTGCTGAGAAGCGGCTCATTCCTGATGGCTGTGGGGTCAAATATATCCCCAATCGTGGTCCCCTGGACAAGTGGAGAGCCTTGCATTCCTGA
- the Dnase1l1 gene encoding LOW QUALITY PROTEIN: deoxyribonuclease-1-like 1 (The sequence of the model RefSeq protein was modified relative to this genomic sequence to represent the inferred CDS: deleted 1 base in 1 codon; substituted 1 base at 1 genomic stop codon): MQSGHSGFLWRAPDAHMIMCGLVVFLLLILLAGGAEAFCICAFNAQRLRLAKVTKESVIDILVQILVCCDTLVLQEVVDSSQNTVPLLLSRFDNYRNYSFLNSALLGXSTYKMYVNNYYLLHTEAGFHWVIPRQDTTVWDNTNCTCEGCSSL; this comes from the exons ATGCAGTCTGGACACTCAGGATTCCTCTGGAGGGCTCCTGATGCC CACATGAtcatgtgtggccttgttgtgtTTCTCTTGCTCATCCTCCTGGCTGGTGGAGCTGAAGCTTTTTGTATCTGTGCCTTCAACGCCCAAAGACTAAGACTGGCTAAAGTGACCAAGGAGTCAGTGATAGACATCTTAGTTCAA ATCCTGGTCTGCTGTGATACCTTGGTGCTTCAGGAGGTAGTGGATTCTTCCCAGAATACTGTCCCCCTCCTGCTTT CCAGATTTGACAATTACAGGAATTATAGCTTCCTAAACAGCGCACTGCTGGGATGAAGCACATACAAGATGTATGTGAATAACTACTA CCTACTCCATACTGAGGCAGGATTCCACTGGGTGATTCCCAGACAGGACACTACAGTGTGGGACAACACCAACTGTACCTGTGAAGGCTGCAGCTCCCTTTGA